In Candidatus Nitrosotenuis uzonensis, a single window of DNA contains:
- a CDS encoding cation:proton antiporter, producing the protein MESDIISQVSRPILDKVFATPSTSELIVQDFAVIMIIASIMALISYKLKQPMIMAYIIAGMLIGPHTPPFSLIVNVDILHVFAEIGIILLLFVIGMEFPIEKLKNIGKKATFIAVVEASGTFMAGFAVTQAMGFAFFDSLFLSLAISVTSTVIIMRVLEELGMLKDEATYLVIGIAVIEDVIIISLLAVLQSVAATGNLSITEVGVSITLVIAFIVGAIIVGSKVIPRCVDLVGRTNHDELLIIGVLGVAFGLAFIAFRLDISVATGAFFAGVLVAGSRMRMATKVLATPIRDMFAALFFISVGALMDIKLLPMFIVPAVILVLVSFVAKFSTVWASARAQKLGKVTSLKTGVGLSSSGGELALVAAKGGVDVGATSSFVLPMVGAMTIISTFISPYVIKYGWKFTERLARKEVEGKDG; encoded by the coding sequence GTGGAGTCTGATATCATCTCCCAGGTGTCAAGACCTATTTTAGACAAAGTCTTTGCTACTCCTTCAACGTCTGAGCTGATAGTGCAGGATTTTGCAGTAATTATGATAATTGCATCCATCATGGCGCTAATCTCATATAAGCTAAAGCAACCAATGATAATGGCTTACATTATTGCAGGAATGCTCATAGGACCGCATACACCTCCATTTAGCCTGATCGTGAATGTGGACATTTTGCATGTGTTTGCAGAAATCGGAATCATCCTGCTCTTGTTTGTAATTGGCATGGAATTTCCAATTGAGAAGCTCAAAAACATTGGAAAAAAGGCCACATTCATAGCTGTGGTTGAAGCATCTGGCACGTTCATGGCAGGATTTGCAGTGACGCAAGCTATGGGATTTGCGTTTTTTGATAGCTTGTTTTTGTCGTTGGCAATATCAGTGACAAGCACTGTCATCATAATGAGGGTTCTAGAGGAGCTCGGTATGCTAAAAGACGAGGCAACATACCTTGTCATCGGCATTGCAGTGATAGAGGATGTCATAATAATCTCGCTACTTGCCGTGCTGCAATCTGTTGCAGCCACTGGAAACCTTTCCATTACAGAGGTCGGCGTTTCCATCACGCTGGTAATTGCTTTCATTGTGGGCGCCATCATAGTAGGCTCCAAGGTAATTCCAAGATGTGTGGATTTGGTCGGCAGAACAAATCATGATGAGTTATTGATCATAGGTGTACTGGGAGTAGCCTTTGGTCTTGCATTCATTGCATTCAGACTAGACATATCGGTTGCAACAGGTGCATTCTTTGCTGGTGTTTTGGTGGCAGGCTCCAGGATGAGAATGGCTACCAAAGTGCTTGCCACTCCAATTAGAGACATGTTTGCAGCCCTCTTCTTCATTTCAGTTGGCGCTCTGATGGATATCAAGCTGCTGCCCATGTTCATTGTGCCTGCCGTGATTTTGGTGCTTGTCTCTTTTGTTGCAAAGTTTTCCACAGTGTGGGCATCCGCAAGAGCCCAAAAGCTTGGAAAGGTCACATCGCTCAAGACAGGCGTGGGCCTTTCCTCATCAGGGGGCGAGCTTGCACTTGTTGCTGCAAAGGGAGGAGTAGATGTGGGCGCCACTAGTTCATTTGTGCTTCCCATGGTTGGCGCCATGACAATTATCTCCACTTTCATCTCTCCATACGTGATAAAATACGGATGGAAGTTCACGGAGCGCCTCGCAAGAAAAGAGGTAGAAGGAAAGGACGGCTAA
- a CDS encoding transcription initiation factor IIB: MVIHNLDIERHCRRCRGLMLTDGTTSERFCSCCGYVESEQIEDSGPERRFSKDGHDDKSRSGIPASLAIHDMGLATMIGQSNRDAMGKPLTSSMRYSMNRLRTWDSRSQMHEQMDRNLKHAFTQLGKLRDKLVLSDAIVEKAAYVYRKAVAKGLVRGRSIEGVLAAAVYASCRDAETPRTLNDVADAINIKRKNLSKNYRLLVHELDLRIPVVNSIICMSKIANNLGLSEKVKRDAFAVLKEANGMRLTAGKDPMGMAASALYISCMKYDVDISQRQIALASGVTEVTIRNRYKDLKKSLNL, from the coding sequence ATGGTAATACATAATTTGGATATTGAGAGGCATTGTAGGCGTTGCAGAGGCCTAATGCTAACTGATGGCACTACAAGCGAACGTTTTTGCAGCTGTTGTGGGTACGTGGAATCTGAGCAGATCGAGGATTCTGGCCCTGAGAGACGTTTTTCAAAAGATGGACATGATGATAAGAGTCGCTCTGGAATCCCAGCATCACTTGCAATTCACGATATGGGGCTTGCCACTATGATAGGACAGTCAAACAGAGATGCTATGGGAAAGCCACTAACATCATCGATGAGATACAGCATGAACCGTTTGAGAACGTGGGACAGTCGTAGCCAGATGCACGAGCAGATGGACAGAAATCTAAAACATGCTTTTACTCAGCTTGGCAAGTTAAGAGATAAACTCGTACTTTCTGACGCAATAGTAGAGAAGGCAGCATATGTGTATAGAAAGGCAGTGGCAAAAGGTCTTGTAAGGGGTCGTTCTATTGAAGGAGTACTTGCGGCGGCAGTTTATGCATCATGTAGGGATGCTGAAACTCCAAGAACCTTAAACGACGTAGCTGACGCAATTAACATAAAGAGAAAGAATCTTTCTAAAAACTATCGATTACTTGTGCACGAGCTTGATCTGAGGATACCGGTGGTGAACTCAATTATATGCATGTCCAAGATAGCAAATAATCTTGGGTTAAGTGAAAAGGTCAAAAGAGATGCATTTGCAGTCCTAAAGGAGGCAAACGGAATGAGGTTGACTGCAGGCAAGGATCCAATGGGCATGGCCGCATCCGCACTTTACATATCTTGCATGAAATATGATGTAGATATATCTCAAAGACAAATAGCGCTCGCATCTGGCGTTACCGAGGTCACAATACGCAATAGATACAAGGATTTGAAAAAATCCCTCAATCTATAG
- a CDS encoding phosphonate ABC transporter ATP-binding protein, producing MNSVQLVINNRKILNNLSMSVPHGSAVTIMGPNGAGKTTLLRVALGLVKPTAGDLHIFGNRGFDKENRKLLGYIPQNLGLVGELSVFSNVMIGAIKRMPRWRSIAGVYTKDLVTEAYSLMYDLKVSHLMNTKVKKLSGGEKQRVAIARTLIQKPSIILADEMTASLDFKAAVAVMDIFAEIKEKMGITLLMTHHNPEIARMYSDNVLIMMNGRIEKNIQSKDLTKEAVEDLYET from the coding sequence ATGAACTCAGTTCAGCTGGTCATTAACAACAGAAAGATACTCAACAACCTCTCAATGTCAGTTCCGCATGGCAGCGCAGTTACGATAATGGGGCCCAATGGGGCTGGAAAGACCACATTGCTTCGTGTAGCACTAGGGCTTGTAAAACCCACCGCAGGAGACTTGCATATTTTTGGGAATAGGGGTTTTGACAAGGAAAATCGCAAACTTCTTGGATACATTCCACAAAATCTGGGGCTTGTAGGCGAGCTAAGCGTTTTCTCAAATGTCATGATCGGCGCCATAAAGAGAATGCCAAGATGGCGCTCCATTGCAGGTGTGTATACAAAAGATCTTGTCACTGAAGCATACTCGTTAATGTATGACTTGAAGGTCTCCCACCTGATGAACACCAAAGTGAAAAAATTAAGCGGTGGTGAAAAACAAAGAGTAGCAATAGCACGAACTCTGATACAAAAACCATCGATTATACTTGCAGATGAGATGACAGCCAGTCTTGACTTTAAGGCAGCAGTGGCAGTAATGGATATTTTTGCAGAGATTAAAGAAAAAATGGGAATCACACTACTGATGACGCACCACAACCCTGAGATTGCGCGGATGTACAGCGATAATGTACTTATCATGATGAACGGCAGGATAGAGAAAAATATCCAATCAAAGGATCTTACAAAAGAAGCGGTGGAAGACCTGTATGAGACCTAG
- a CDS encoding phosphate/phosphite/phosphonate ABC transporter substrate-binding protein — translation MNKLYAIIPIILAAGIGIGYGIFVAADSGVSTVQTPTKQIVTLAIQPTAQASDIESQAKELEQFLEQKTGYDIQIYVPTSYAGVVEALRFGKADMAFMSAWPSYLAVQKAGATLELAEVREVVIGDTLTAETYYYSYWVVPKDSPYNTLEDLRGKSAAFPSPLSTSGYVTPMKTLVETGLVTVEPGKEIDPKTYFSDVVFAGGYGQAWEALKNKRVDVSIIAGDVSEKLYREVRDGTKVIHEQGPIPSHGVVFSKDMDATAKSKVKAALLELGKDESSKQIMRKLISAIFVGFRETTADQHLGNLQDALNLTGLKYTERV, via the coding sequence ATGAACAAACTCTACGCAATAATTCCAATAATTTTGGCCGCTGGAATCGGTATAGGATATGGAATATTCGTAGCAGCAGACAGTGGTGTTAGCACAGTGCAGACTCCTACCAAACAAATCGTAACTCTTGCAATCCAGCCAACAGCTCAGGCAAGTGATATTGAATCACAAGCAAAAGAGCTTGAACAGTTTCTGGAACAAAAAACTGGTTATGACATACAAATCTACGTACCAACTTCGTACGCAGGTGTAGTGGAGGCACTGCGATTTGGAAAAGCAGACATGGCGTTTATGAGCGCATGGCCATCATACCTTGCAGTGCAAAAGGCCGGAGCTACACTAGAGCTTGCAGAAGTACGCGAGGTCGTCATAGGTGACACACTGACTGCAGAAACATACTATTACTCTTATTGGGTGGTTCCAAAGGATTCCCCGTATAACACACTTGAAGATTTGCGTGGCAAGAGCGCGGCATTTCCAAGCCCACTGTCAACATCAGGATACGTGACTCCGATGAAGACTTTGGTGGAGACTGGACTTGTAACGGTGGAACCTGGAAAAGAGATTGATCCGAAAACATACTTTTCAGATGTCGTCTTTGCAGGCGGTTACGGACAAGCTTGGGAAGCACTAAAGAACAAACGAGTTGATGTTAGCATAATCGCAGGCGATGTAAGCGAGAAATTGTACAGAGAAGTAAGAGATGGCACCAAAGTGATTCATGAGCAAGGTCCGATTCCATCGCACGGTGTGGTGTTTAGCAAGGACATGGATGCAACTGCAAAAAGCAAGGTAAAAGCAGCACTACTAGAGCTTGGCAAAGATGAAAGCTCAAAACAAATCATGAGAAAGCTCATATCTGCCATATTTGTGGGCTTCCGCGAGACGACTGCAGACCAACACCTTGGAAACCTCCAGGATGCGCTCAATCTGACCGGTTTGAAATATACAGAGAGAGTATAG
- the pstS gene encoding phosphate ABC transporter substrate-binding protein PstS, whose amino-acid sequence MKVFKAAVVFAILFGAMLSQTAIAQSEFTITGAGATFPFPLIDLWRVKYNQEHPNITLNYQSIGSGGGVKQHIENTVNFAASDAPLTTNEMNLVPDSLHIPMTIGGVTVSYNIPEVPSSGLRLTGENVADIYLGKIKKWNDPAIRENNPDLNLPDRDILVARRSDGSGTTHVFTEYLHLVSQEWDQKVGFGKSVPWPVGVGAAGNEGVAATVRTTPYSVGYVELAYAFQNKMTYAYILNGDGTAFVEPTLDTLSAAAAGAAPSLPAAHENWEGITINNAPGPNSYPITSFSYFLIHQNMDVSTKSKEHAAETVNFIRWTITNGQKHSPELLYVPIPSEVTEIGLRGLERVTYNGQSLSETQPTIHEAKPDSSQGGGCLIATAAYGSELAPQVQMLREIRDGVLLNTKSGTHFMSGFNVLYYTFSPAVADLERDQPVFKEFVKIAITPMLLTLSVLNYVDIDSEQEMLGYGIGIILLNLGIYFVAPTTLIIARKSFATRKKRF is encoded by the coding sequence ATGAAAGTTTTCAAAGCCGCAGTGGTTTTTGCAATCTTATTTGGTGCAATGCTCTCGCAAACGGCTATTGCGCAAAGCGAGTTTACCATAACTGGCGCAGGAGCCACTTTCCCGTTCCCACTAATTGATCTGTGGCGTGTAAAGTACAACCAGGAACATCCAAACATCACTTTGAATTACCAGTCAATAGGGAGCGGCGGCGGCGTAAAACAACACATAGAAAACACAGTTAACTTTGCCGCAAGCGATGCGCCGCTTACTACAAACGAGATGAATCTAGTTCCAGACTCGCTACACATACCTATGACAATAGGCGGCGTGACAGTAAGCTATAATATTCCTGAGGTTCCAAGCAGTGGACTGAGACTTACTGGAGAAAATGTGGCAGACATATACCTTGGTAAGATAAAAAAATGGAATGACCCTGCGATACGGGAAAACAATCCTGATCTGAATCTTCCAGACAGGGATATTTTGGTGGCGCGTCGCTCTGATGGCTCGGGAACAACACACGTCTTTACGGAATATCTTCACCTGGTCAGTCAGGAATGGGACCAGAAGGTCGGATTTGGAAAGAGCGTTCCTTGGCCGGTGGGAGTTGGTGCTGCAGGAAACGAGGGAGTTGCAGCTACTGTGAGGACAACTCCGTACTCGGTAGGATACGTGGAGCTTGCATACGCATTCCAAAATAAAATGACATACGCGTATATTTTGAATGGCGATGGTACTGCATTCGTAGAGCCAACACTTGACACTTTATCTGCGGCCGCAGCAGGCGCAGCGCCAAGTCTTCCTGCCGCACACGAAAACTGGGAGGGCATCACAATCAACAATGCGCCGGGGCCTAACTCGTACCCGATAACCAGCTTTTCGTACTTTTTGATACACCAGAATATGGATGTGTCAACAAAGAGCAAAGAACACGCAGCCGAAACTGTGAATTTTATAAGATGGACAATAACAAACGGCCAAAAACATTCGCCTGAACTACTGTATGTGCCGATTCCAAGCGAAGTAACAGAAATCGGCTTGCGTGGACTTGAGCGCGTTACGTATAACGGTCAGAGTTTATCGGAAACACAACCGACGATACATGAGGCAAAACCGGATTCCTCACAGGGAGGTGGGTGCCTGATTGCAACTGCCGCATACGGTTCGGAACTTGCACCGCAAGTGCAGATGTTGCGCGAAATACGGGACGGAGTTTTGCTTAATACTAAATCTGGCACACACTTTATGTCTGGATTCAATGTACTATACTATACGTTCAGCCCCGCAGTGGCAGACCTTGAGCGTGACCAACCTGTTTTCAAAGAGTTTGTCAAGATTGCAATAACACCAATGTTGTTGACACTTTCGGTTCTAAATTATGTTGATATTGATTCAGAACAGGAAATGCTCGGATACGGCATAGGAATAATATTGCTAAATCTTGGAATCTATTTTGTAGCACCGACCACCTTGATTATTGCAAGAAAATCTTTTGCTACAAGAAAGAAGCGATTCTAG
- a CDS encoding PhnE/PtxC family ABC transporter permease, whose protein sequence is MRPSRFQYAWIVLVLVIVGSSVHMGFNPLSILQDANNSATIIGELLQFDFSVGDKVFFSLIETLEMALIGSSLGFALSIPAALLAARNISPSFMSAIFRGLLGILWSMPPLLWAILLVVIVGLGPTAGIFAITLYIMGLSGKYLYEIYESQNAAAYDTMHVLGATRMQIAKFVTIPEALPHMSNQYLFLLAYSVRESSILGLVGAGGIGFYIIHHLESLNYGKAAPFILAILAVTLGMDYLSTKLRKKLVHN, encoded by the coding sequence ATGAGACCTAGCCGATTCCAGTATGCGTGGATAGTACTGGTACTGGTAATAGTCGGGAGCTCAGTACATATGGGATTTAATCCTCTCTCGATATTGCAAGATGCCAACAACTCTGCAACAATAATTGGCGAATTGCTCCAGTTTGACTTTAGCGTAGGCGACAAGGTGTTCTTCTCGCTAATTGAGACTCTTGAGATGGCGTTAATTGGCTCAAGTCTTGGATTTGCATTGTCGATACCTGCAGCGCTGCTTGCCGCAAGGAACATCTCACCCTCCTTTATGAGTGCCATATTCAGGGGACTGCTTGGGATTCTCTGGTCCATGCCTCCATTATTGTGGGCAATCTTACTCGTGGTGATAGTTGGACTTGGGCCGACTGCGGGAATCTTCGCAATAACGTTATACATAATGGGACTGAGTGGCAAATACCTGTATGAGATTTATGAATCACAGAATGCAGCGGCATACGATACAATGCATGTCCTTGGAGCAACTAGGATGCAGATTGCCAAGTTTGTAACAATCCCGGAGGCGCTGCCACACATGAGCAACCAATATCTCTTCCTTCTTGCATACAGCGTAAGGGAATCCTCAATACTGGGCCTTGTAGGTGCAGGCGGAATAGGATTTTACATAATACATCATCTTGAGAGTCTCAACTATGGTAAGGCAGCGCCATTCATACTTGCAATACTGGCAGTAACGCTTGGAATGGATTATCTTAGCACCAAACTCAGAAAGAAACTGGTGCACAACTAA
- a CDS encoding response regulator, giving the protein MYNIPTAIVVDDDAETVSVFCEYLKILDVKVEGFGYNGKEAKELYVKFRPDIVFLDLVMPDYDGFYALEKIMQADPEANVVILTASHLDWYDQKRLEKMRPSKVILKPFDVDVVAELVDEHRKPLQRIRG; this is encoded by the coding sequence ATGTACAATATCCCTACTGCCATAGTGGTAGACGATGACGCAGAGACAGTCTCAGTATTTTGCGAATATCTCAAGATTCTGGATGTCAAGGTAGAGGGCTTTGGCTACAACGGGAAAGAAGCCAAGGAGCTATATGTCAAATTTCGTCCGGACATTGTATTTTTGGACCTTGTAATGCCTGACTATGACGGCTTTTACGCGCTGGAAAAGATAATGCAGGCCGATCCAGAGGCAAACGTGGTGATTTTAACAGCAAGCCATCTTGACTGGTATGATCAAAAACGACTTGAGAAGATGCGCCCAAGCAAGGTAATACTAAAGCCATTTGATGTTGATGTGGTAGCAGAATTGGTAGACGAGCACAGAAAGCCACTCCAACGCATCAGAGGCTAG